In Rhodanobacter sp. LX-99, the genomic stretch TGGTGCCGCAGATCGGCGCCGGCGTGTGGATCGAGTTCGAGCAGGGCGATCCGGATTATCCGGTCTGGGTCGGCGGCTTTTGGGGCAGCGCGGCGGAGGTGCCGGCGCTGGCGCTGGCCGGCAATCCGGCCAGCCCGAGCGTGGTGCTGCAGTCGGGCCTGCAGAACACCATCGCGATCAGCGACGTGCCGGGGCCGGCCGGCGGCATCCTGCTGAAGAGCGTCACCGGCGCGATGATCATGGTCAACGAGGTCGGCATCACGATCTCCAACGGCCAAGGCGCCACCATCGTGCTCGCGGGGCCGACGGTGACGGTCAACAACGGCGCGCTGGTCGTGACCTAGGGAGATGCATGATGCCGGGCTTCCTCATCCATGTCGGCGCCAGCGTGCTCTGCTCGCACGGCGGCCAGGCGCAGGCCACCGCACCGAATCCGCGCGTCGCGGTGAGCGGCCAGCCCACGGTGACGATGCCGGCGCCGTGGCTGGTCGCCGGCTGCGCGCTGCCGCCGCCGACGGCAGCGAACGGCCCGTGTGTTTCCGCGCAATTCGTCACCGCCGCGACCCGGGTCACGTCCAGCGGGCAGCCGCTGCTGCTGCTCGACAGCCAGGCGGTCTGCACGCCGACCGGCACGCCGCTGCTGATCGTCGCCAGCCAGACGCGCGTCACCGCGATGTGAGGACGTCATGATGAACCTCGACTTCCCATTCCACTTCGACAACCGCGGCCGCACCGCGGAAACCGGCGACGACGAGCACGTGCGCGACATGATCGAGCAGTTGCTGTTCACCAGCCCGGGCGAACGGGTGAACCGGCCCGACTTCGGCAGCGGCCTGCTGCAATTGGTGTTTGCGCCGAACAGCCCGGAGCTGGCCGCCGCATTGCAGTTCACCCTGCAGGCGGCGCTGCAGCGCTGGCTGGGCGACGTGATCGACGTCGGCACGCTCGAAGTCAGCAGCGAGGATTCCACCTTGCGCGTCGAACTCAGCTACACCGTGCGCGCCAGCGGCGACACGCGCAGCGACAGCTTCGTGCGGAGCCTGCCATGAACCGCGCAAACGTCCATGCGAGTCTCGGTACGATCGGCTGCGCGCCGCTGCCGGCCTGCAGCGTGCCGGCGCGGCGCGAGAAGCTGCGGCTGGCCGGCACGCTCAACGGCATCGACTACGTCGAGGTGGGCGACGACGGCGTGAGCCTGTGCGTGCACCTGTTCGGCGAGATTCCGCATGGTCTCGGCGTGGCGAATGTGCGGATCAGCGGCGGCGACCGCATCACCGGCCTGCGCGTGCTCAGCGTGAACCCCGAGCTGGAACCGGAGCTGCACGACGACGCCTGCCTGCGCGTGGTGCTCGACCGCGAAGGCGACCATACGGCCTATTGCGTGTGCCTGGTGGGTGCGGCCTCCGGCAACGACGCGGCGGGCTGGATGGCGTATCCGGGCTTCGATCCGCGCTACGCGTGCGCCACGCTGCACTTCCGCCTGGACTGCGCGAAGACGCTGGACTGCGCCGACGAGGCGCCGTGCGTGTCGCCGCCGTCGCCCGCGCCGGAGATCAACTACCTGGCGAAGGACTACGCCAGCTTCCGCCAGCTGTTCCTCGACCGCCTCGCGCTGGACATGCCGGCATGGCAGGAGCGTCATGTGCCGGACATCGGCATCGCGCTGGTGGAGACGCTGGCGTACACCGCCGACCATCTCAGCTACTACCAGGACGCGGTCGCCACCGAGGCCTGCCTGGGCACCGCGCGCAAGCGCATCTCGGTGCGCCGGCATGCGCGGCTGGTCGACTACCGCATGCACGAGGGCTGCAATGCGCGCGCGTTGGTGACGCTGGCCAGCAGCAGCGACCTGAGCCTCGAACTGGCCAACCTGCTGCTGCTGGTGCCGCCGCCGGGGCAGGGCCATCCGCAACCCGGCGTGATCGACGCGGCCCGGCTCGACGCGGCGCGTGCGCAAGGTGCGCTGATCTACGAGCCGATGCCGCTGGATGGCGCAGCCACGTTCGACGTGGTTGCCGCGCACAGCGCGATCCGGCTGCACACCTGGGGCGACGAACTGTGCTGCCTGCCACGCGGCAGCACGCGCGCGACCCTGGTCGACACGTCCGCAGCGGCACCATCGGCGGCGACGGATGCCGCCGCGGCCACGGCGCCGCAACGCGCGCTGAAACTCGTGGCTGGCGACCTGCTGATCTTCGAGGAAGTGCTGGGCCCGCAGACCGGCAACCCGGCCGATGCCGATCCCGCCCATCGTCATGCCGTGCGCCTCACGGACGTCCGGACGTCCGTCGATCCGCTCGACGGAACGCTGCTGCTGGAAGTGGCGTGGGATCCTTGCGACGCGCTGCCGTTCGACCTGTGCCTGTCGGTGCGCACGCCGGCGCCGGATTGTGCGTGGCTGCACGACGTCAGCCTGGCGCGCGGCAACGTGCTGCTGGTCGACCATGGCGAACACGTGCGCGGGCGATGCGTTTCGCCGGCGATCTGCATACCGGCGGGTAGCGACGGCGACTATCCCGGCCTCGCCGCCGCGCTCGCCGCGATGCCGGATGCCTGCACGCGCTGCGGCACGCTGGCCGAGGACTGCTGGCTGGTGCCCGGCGGCACGCAGTACGGCTGCTGTCATTGCGATGGCGCGGTGCAGGACGTGCGCCGTCCGCCGTCCGACACCGGCCACGTGCTGCCGGACATGCCGCTGACCTGGGCCGAGCCGCTGCCGCCGCAGGCGCCGGTATGCAAGCTGCTGTCGCGCGACCCGCGCCGGGCGCTGCCGCAGCTTGCCGTCTACGGCGGCGCGCTGCGGGACGTGCTGGTGGCCGGCACGCCGGACCCGCGCTGGCGGTGGCAGCCGCGCTACGACCTGCTGAAAAGCGGCCAGGACGACCGCCACTTCGTGGTCGAGATCGACGACGACGGCGCCGCGCACCTGCGCTTCGGCGACGGCGTGCTGGGCGCGCAACCGCAGGCCGGCGACTTCTTCCGCGCCGCCTCGCGCATCGGCAACGGCCCGGCCGGCAACGCGGGGCGCGACAGCATCGTGTGGCTGGCGCTGAAGTCGGGCGTGCTGTCCGCCGAGCTGCAGCCGCGCAACCCGCTGCCGGCCAGCGGCGGCACCGCGCCGGAGAGCCTGGCCGAGGTGAAGCTGTATGCGCCCGGCGCGTTCCGTGCGAAGCCGCTGCGCGCGATCGTCGCCGACGACTACGCGAGCTTCGCCGCGCAGGCGCCGCAGCTGCAGGGTGCCGCCGCCGCGCTGGAATGGAGCGGCAGCTGGTACGCAGCCGACGTGATGGTCGACCCGCTGGGCCACGAGAACCTGCCGGACGGGTTGGCGCGGCAAATCAAATACGGACTGGAGCGCTATCGCCGCATCGGCCACGACGTCGAGGTGCATGCGGCCTGCTACGTGCCGTTGCGGATCGCGTTGTTCGTCTGCGTGCTGCCGGACTTCCTCGTCGCCCACGTCGAGGCCGAACTGCGCGACCGCTTCAGTTCGGACCTGCGCCGCGACGGCACGCCCGGCCTCTTCCATCCGGATCGGCTCAAGCTGGGCGCGCCGGTGTTCGCCAGCGCGCTGCTGGCCGAGGCGCAGTCGATCGCCGGCGTCGCCCACGTCGAGGTGACCACGCTGGCCCGCGCCGAGGGCGGCGATGAGGGCGTGCCCGAGGATGGCGTGCTGCATCTCGCCGCACGCGAAATCGCCCAGGTCGACAACGATCCGGATCATCCCGACCACGGAAGCATCGCGTTCACGCTGGGAGGTGGCCGATGAGCTGCTGTAGCGCCTGTGGCAGGCATGCCTGCGCCTGCGGTTGCGGGACGGTCGCCGGCACGCCGCTGCCGCTGTACAACCGGCCGGGACTGGACAGCCTGGGCTATCGCGTCGGTACGTATGCCGACTTCCGCGCCACCATGCAGCGCGACCTCAGCGACGCCGCGCTGCCGGCGCTGGCCGGGCTGCGCACGCGCGAGGCCGACGATCCGGCGATGGCGTTGCTCGACGCCTGGGCGGTCGGCGCCGACGTGCTCACGTTCTACCAGGAGCGCATCGCCAACGAGGGCTACCTGCGCACCGCCACCGAACGCCGCTCGGTGCTGGAGCTGGCGCGGCTGGTCGACTACCGCCTGCGCCCCGGCGTGGCCGCCAGCGTCTACCTCGCCTATACCGTGGAAAAGGATTCGCCGCCGGTGACCATCCCCGCCGGTGCACGCGCGCAGTCGGTGCCCGCGCCCGGCGAGCAGATGCAGACCTTCGAGACCGCCGAGCCGCTGGACGCGCGCTTCGAATGGAACGCGCTGCAGCCGCGGCTGACCCGGCCGCAGAACATCACGCTCGACAACGCGGCCGCGCTCGATGCGCTGTGGGTCGCGAGCACGACCACCGGCCTGAAGCCGAACGACCGCCTGCTGTTCCTGTTCGGTGAGCTGCCGGCCGGCGTGCCGGCGATCCGCCTGGTACAGTCGGTCGAAGTGCAGCAGCGGGGCGGGCACAGCAAGGTGCTGCTGCAGCCGGTCGATGCGGCGACGGTGGCGATTGTGGCGGCGGCGAACAAGGCGATCGCTGCGTTGAATGCGTCGACCGCCGGACCCCATCGCGAAAGATGGCTGGAAGGCATCGAATCCGCGCGCAGGGATCTGCTGCTGGGCGGCGACAACGGCGGCAGCTTCGACGCACTGATGAGTCGCCGGCTGGATGGCATTCCGGCCGGTCCGCCGGCCGTCGACGATTTCAAGAGCGCGGTGGACGCGGCGTTCGGCGCGGTTCCGCCGTCCGCCGGACCGCCGGGCGGCTTCGGCGCGCTGTTCGGCGCGCTGACGCTCACGCCGACCTTGCAGCCGGCCAGCCGTTTCAGCCTGCAGCGCAACATCGCCAGCGCGCTGGGCAAGGCCAGCGACGTGCGACCGCAGCTGCTGCTGAATTTCGAGGCGCGGCTGGCCGACAACTTCTACCGCGCCTGGACCAGCGTGCCGCAAGGCGAACCTTCGCCGGCACTGAGCGGCGTCCATGCGCTGCGCGTGTCCGCGCCGCTGTTCGGCTACAACGCACCGCACATCATGGGGCTGGGCCTGAACACGGACGCCGACACCAAGGCGACGGTGCCATATGTGTCCAGGCCCGACGGCGACTGGGCGGCGGCCGAAGATGACGATCGCGTGCAACTGGACAACGCCTACGACGGCGTACTTGCCGGCAGCTATCTGCTGATCCAGCCGAGCACTGATGACGTGCCGGTGGTGGCGAAGGCGAAGAGCGTGCGGATCCATCCGCGCAGCGACTACGGCATCAGCGGCAAGACCACCGACATCGTGCTGGACGATTCGTCGACGGGCGGTGGCCCGCCCGTGTGGCGGGCGCCGGACATGGCGATGCTGCGCGGCACGCAGGTGCATGCGCAGAGCGAACCGTTGCCGCTGGCCGAACTGGCGATTGCCGACACGATCGGCCGGGTCGCCGATGACGGTACGCCGCGTACGACCGGCGACAGCGCCACCCGGCTTACCCTCGACACGGCCGTCGATGGCCTCAAGGCCGGGCGCTGGGTGATCGTCGAAGGACAGCGCGGCGACGTGCCGGGTACCGACGCGGTGGCGGCCGCCGAGCTGGTGATGTTGTCCGCGGTGGAGCAGGGCGTGGATGCGAACCTGCCCGGCGACACCGTGCACAGCACCCTGGTGTTCGCCAACGCGGGCCTGGCTTACACCTATCGCCGCGACACGGTTTCCATCCACGCGAACGTAGTGCGCGCCACCCACGGCGAGAGCCGTCGCGAGGTGCTCGGCAGCGGCAACGGCGCGCTGCCGATGCAGGCGTTCGTGCTGAAGCAGCCGCCGTTGACGTACGTTTCCGCCGCCTCCGTGGACGGCGTGCAGGGCACGCTCACGCTGCGCGTCAACGACCTGCAATGGCACGAGACGCGCAACCTCGCCTTCGCCGGCGCGAACGACCGCAGCTTCGTCACCGCCAGCGACGACGACGGCAAGACCACCGTGAAGTTCGGCGACGGCACGCACGGTGCGCGCCTGCCCACGGGCGTGGAGAACGTCGTCGCGACGTATCGCAACGGCATCGGCACGCCGGGCAACGTGCGCGCGGGGCAGGTCAGCCTGCTGGCGACCCGGCCGCTCGGCGTCAAGGAGGTGATCAACCCGCTGCGCGCCTCCGGCGGCGCCGACGCGGAGACGCGCGACCAGGCGCGCCGCAACGTGCCGCTGGCAGTGCTGGCACTGGACCGGCTGGTCTCGGTACCGGACTACGCCGACTTCGCGCGCAGCTTCGGCGGCGTCGGCAAGGCGGCGGCGGTCAAGCTGGGCCGCCTGGTGCAGGTGACCATCGCCGGTGCGGCCGATGCGCCGATCGACCCGACCTCCGACCTCTACCGCAACCTGCTGCAGGCGCTGCAGCGCTACGGCGATCCGTCGCTGCCCGTGCGCCTGGACGTGCGCGAGCTGCTGGCGCTGACCGTGAGCGCGAAGGTGGGGCTGCTGCCGGACTTCGCGTGGGAGTCGGTGGAACCGGCGGTGCGCGCGGCGCTGCTCGATGCGTTCGGCTTCGAGCGGCGCACGCTGGCGCAGGCCGTCTACCTCAGCGAACTGGTCGCCTGCATGCAGGCGGTGCGCGGCGTGGCGTGGGTCGACGTGGACGCGTTCGGCAGCCTCGACGAAGCGACCCTGCTGGCGGGCTTCGGTGCCGGCGGCGACAACGACAAGCATGGCGATGGCGCCTCGTTGACGACCCACGCCGCCACCACGATCGCCACGACGGTGTCGCCGCGCGTGCAGGTGCTGCCTGCCCGCTACGACGACAACGGCGCGCTGCGCCCGGCGCAGCTCGCCTACCTGCCGCCGAACGTCCCCGACACCTTGCTGCTGCAGGAGGCCACGCCATGACTGCGCGCCCGGATCGGCTGTACGACCTGCTGCCGGTGGTCTACCGCATGCGCGACGCGGAGCAGGGCTGGCCGCTGCGCGATTTCCTGCGCGTGCTGGCGACCCAGGCCGACGTGCTGGAGCAGGACATCGCGCGGCTGTACGACAACTGGTTCATCGAGACCTGCGACGACTGGGTGGTGCCGTATATCGGCGACCTGCTCGGCTACGCCCTGTTGCCCGAAGCGGCCACGCTGGGCGAGGACGGTCGCCGCGACGCCAGCCTCGGCCGCGTGCTGGCGCCGCGCGCCGACGTGGCGAACACGATCGACGCGCGCCGGCGCAAGGGCACGCTGTCGCTGCTGGAGGACCTGTCCCGCGACGCGGCCGGTTGGCCGGCGCGCGCGGTGGAGTTCTATCGCCGGCTCGGCTGGATGCAGCATCTCGACCACCGGCATCCGCACCGCGGCGGCACGGCGGACCTGCGCGATCCCGACCGGCTGCAACGGCTCGGCTGGGCGGACGGCGCGTTCGATCCGTTCGCCCACAGCGTCGACGTGCGGCGCATGGGCAGCGCTCATCGGCGCGGCCGCCACAACATCCCCGCGGTGGGCGTGTTCGCCTGCCGCCTGCGCAGCTACCCGGTGACCTGCACGCCGGCGTACTGCATCGAGGAACGCGGCCCGCAGTGCTTCAGCTTCAGCGTGCTGGGCAACGACGCGCCGCTGTTCCAGCGCCCGGTCGTGGAAACCGAACCCACGCACATCGCCGACGAGCGCAACCTGCCACTGCCGCTGCGCCGCTGGCGTTTCGCCGAGCGCGGCCCGCTGGCCGATTACGCCAGCGTGTCGGCCGAACTCTATGGCGACGGCCGCAGCGTGCAGGTGTGGGCGCCGGACTGGCCGGCGAAAGGCCAGGGCGTGCCGGTGCCGCGCGAGCTGCTGGTTCCGGCCGATTTGTCCGGCTGGCGTGGCCAGGTGAAGCGCGGGCGCATGGCAATCGATCCCGAACGCGGCCGCCTGATGTTCCCGGCCAACCAGCGGCCGAAGCGCGGCGTGTGGGTGTCGTATCAGTACGGCTTCGCCGCCGACCTCGGCGGCGGCGAATACGCCCGCATCACGCCGGAGCTGGAAGGCGCCACCCGCTACGTGGTGCATGCCGCGCTGCCGGATCGCGCGGCGAGCGGCCATGGGGCCGCCGGCCATTTCGGCAGCATCGCCGAGGCGCTGGCGGCGTGGGCGCGAGCGAAGGCGGCCACGCCGGCGTTGCGCGCGCTGGTGATCGAGCTGGCCGAGAGCGGCGTGTACGAGGGCAGCATCGACCTGCAGCTCGATGCGGGCGAGGCGGTCCAGCTGCGCGCGGCCGAACGCACGCGGCCGGTGCTGCGCCTGCTCGACGTGCGCGCCAGCCAGCCGGACGCACTCGGCGTCAGTGGCCGCGCCGGCAGCCGCGTGCTGCTGGACGGCCTGTTGATCGTGGGCCGCGGCATCGAGGTGCACGGGCCGGGCGACGAGGCCGCCGCGGACGACGACCTGTG encodes the following:
- a CDS encoding phage baseplate assembly protein V, which produces MSKFYGKYRGTVVQNVDPEQRGRIQVMVPDVSGLIPSSWAMPCVPIAGKQSGVYVVPQIGAGVWIEFEQGDPDYPVWVGGFWGSAAEVPALALAGNPASPSVVLQSGLQNTIAISDVPGPAGGILLKSVTGAMIMVNEVGITISNGQGATIVLAGPTVTVNNGALVVT
- a CDS encoding putative baseplate assembly protein, which codes for MSCCSACGRHACACGCGTVAGTPLPLYNRPGLDSLGYRVGTYADFRATMQRDLSDAALPALAGLRTREADDPAMALLDAWAVGADVLTFYQERIANEGYLRTATERRSVLELARLVDYRLRPGVAASVYLAYTVEKDSPPVTIPAGARAQSVPAPGEQMQTFETAEPLDARFEWNALQPRLTRPQNITLDNAAALDALWVASTTTGLKPNDRLLFLFGELPAGVPAIRLVQSVEVQQRGGHSKVLLQPVDAATVAIVAAANKAIAALNASTAGPHRERWLEGIESARRDLLLGGDNGGSFDALMSRRLDGIPAGPPAVDDFKSAVDAAFGAVPPSAGPPGGFGALFGALTLTPTLQPASRFSLQRNIASALGKASDVRPQLLLNFEARLADNFYRAWTSVPQGEPSPALSGVHALRVSAPLFGYNAPHIMGLGLNTDADTKATVPYVSRPDGDWAAAEDDDRVQLDNAYDGVLAGSYLLIQPSTDDVPVVAKAKSVRIHPRSDYGISGKTTDIVLDDSSTGGGPPVWRAPDMAMLRGTQVHAQSEPLPLAELAIADTIGRVADDGTPRTTGDSATRLTLDTAVDGLKAGRWVIVEGQRGDVPGTDAVAAAELVMLSAVEQGVDANLPGDTVHSTLVFANAGLAYTYRRDTVSIHANVVRATHGESRREVLGSGNGALPMQAFVLKQPPLTYVSAASVDGVQGTLTLRVNDLQWHETRNLAFAGANDRSFVTASDDDGKTTVKFGDGTHGARLPTGVENVVATYRNGIGTPGNVRAGQVSLLATRPLGVKEVINPLRASGGADAETRDQARRNVPLAVLALDRLVSVPDYADFARSFGGVGKAAAVKLGRLVQVTIAGAADAPIDPTSDLYRNLLQALQRYGDPSLPVRLDVRELLALTVSAKVGLLPDFAWESVEPAVRAALLDAFGFERRTLAQAVYLSELVACMQAVRGVAWVDVDAFGSLDEATLLAGFGAGGDNDKHGDGASLTTHAATTIATTVSPRVQVLPARYDDNGALRPAQLAYLPPNVPDTLLLQEATP
- a CDS encoding putative baseplate assembly protein, which gives rise to MNRANVHASLGTIGCAPLPACSVPARREKLRLAGTLNGIDYVEVGDDGVSLCVHLFGEIPHGLGVANVRISGGDRITGLRVLSVNPELEPELHDDACLRVVLDREGDHTAYCVCLVGAASGNDAAGWMAYPGFDPRYACATLHFRLDCAKTLDCADEAPCVSPPSPAPEINYLAKDYASFRQLFLDRLALDMPAWQERHVPDIGIALVETLAYTADHLSYYQDAVATEACLGTARKRISVRRHARLVDYRMHEGCNARALVTLASSSDLSLELANLLLLVPPPGQGHPQPGVIDAARLDAARAQGALIYEPMPLDGAATFDVVAAHSAIRLHTWGDELCCLPRGSTRATLVDTSAAAPSAATDAAAATAPQRALKLVAGDLLIFEEVLGPQTGNPADADPAHRHAVRLTDVRTSVDPLDGTLLLEVAWDPCDALPFDLCLSVRTPAPDCAWLHDVSLARGNVLLVDHGEHVRGRCVSPAICIPAGSDGDYPGLAAALAAMPDACTRCGTLAEDCWLVPGGTQYGCCHCDGAVQDVRRPPSDTGHVLPDMPLTWAEPLPPQAPVCKLLSRDPRRALPQLAVYGGALRDVLVAGTPDPRWRWQPRYDLLKSGQDDRHFVVEIDDDGAAHLRFGDGVLGAQPQAGDFFRAASRIGNGPAGNAGRDSIVWLALKSGVLSAELQPRNPLPASGGTAPESLAEVKLYAPGAFRAKPLRAIVADDYASFAAQAPQLQGAAAALEWSGSWYAADVMVDPLGHENLPDGLARQIKYGLERYRRIGHDVEVHAACYVPLRIALFVCVLPDFLVAHVEAELRDRFSSDLRRDGTPGLFHPDRLKLGAPVFASALLAEAQSIAGVAHVEVTTLARAEGGDEGVPEDGVLHLAAREIAQVDNDPDHPDHGSIAFTLGGGR
- a CDS encoding GPW/gp25 family protein, with the protein product MNLDFPFHFDNRGRTAETGDDEHVRDMIEQLLFTSPGERVNRPDFGSGLLQLVFAPNSPELAAALQFTLQAALQRWLGDVIDVGTLEVSSEDSTLRVELSYTVRASGDTRSDSFVRSLP